In bacterium, the following proteins share a genomic window:
- a CDS encoding DegT/DnrJ/EryC1/StrS family aminotransferase, with protein sequence MKVPFLDLKAQYNTIREEIHTAIQEVLESSAFAGGPFVAKFEEQFAAFCGAKYAVGVGNGTDALWLVMLAQGIGPGDEVVTVPNTFIATAEAISICGAKPVFVDVDAGTYTMDPARLKQAITSRTKAIIPVHLFGQTADMDPILEIARQHGLLVIEDACQAHGAQYKGRMAGSIGVAGCFSFYPGKNLGAYGEAGAVVTNDAELAGKIKILREHGQPKKYIHTVIGWNARMDGIQGAILSVKLKYLSAANDARRSNARLYNELLAGERLVVLPVEASYAKHVYHLYVIQTNKREELIQLLGAKGIACGIHYPVPLHLQEAYSSLKLSKGAFLVAEGSVQQFISLPMFPELTHEQIAYVCKELRAAVKNLDH encoded by the coding sequence GTGAAAGTCCCATTCTTAGACCTCAAAGCCCAGTACAATACGATTCGCGAAGAAATTCATACCGCAATACAGGAAGTCCTTGAAAGTTCAGCGTTTGCCGGCGGGCCGTTCGTTGCCAAATTTGAAGAGCAGTTTGCGGCTTTTTGCGGCGCGAAATATGCAGTTGGAGTGGGGAATGGAACTGATGCGCTCTGGTTAGTGATGCTGGCTCAGGGCATCGGGCCGGGTGACGAGGTCGTTACCGTTCCCAATACCTTTATTGCGACTGCAGAAGCCATAAGTATATGTGGGGCCAAGCCGGTATTCGTCGATGTAGACGCCGGGACGTATACGATGGATCCGGCGCGACTGAAGCAGGCGATTACCTCGCGAACCAAGGCGATAATCCCGGTGCATCTGTTTGGGCAGACAGCCGATATGGATCCCATATTGGAAATCGCGCGTCAGCACGGATTGCTGGTGATTGAAGATGCGTGCCAGGCGCATGGGGCTCAATACAAAGGGCGGATGGCGGGTTCGATAGGCGTTGCGGGATGCTTTAGCTTCTATCCGGGCAAGAATTTAGGAGCATACGGTGAAGCGGGTGCAGTTGTTACCAATGATGCGGAACTTGCTGGAAAAATCAAAATTTTGCGGGAGCATGGTCAGCCGAAGAAGTATATTCATACAGTTATCGGGTGGAATGCGCGTATGGACGGAATTCAAGGCGCCATCCTGAGTGTGAAGCTGAAATATCTGTCAGCTGCGAATGACGCAAGACGCTCAAATGCTCGGCTCTACAACGAATTGCTGGCCGGGGAGCGTTTGGTTGTATTGCCTGTTGAGGCCTCCTATGCGAAGCATGTGTACCATCTCTATGTAATACAGACCAACAAGCGGGAAGAACTTATTCAGCTTCTAGGGGCAAAGGGAATTGCCTGTGGAATTCATTACCCGGTGCCGTTGCATTTACAGGAAGCATACTCCTCATTGAAGTTATCCAAGGGCGCCTTCCTGGTGGCAGAGGGAAGTGTCCAGCAATTTATCTCGCTACCCATGTTTCCCGAGTTGACCCATGAGCAGATCGCCTATGTTTGTAAAGAACTTAGGGCTGCGGTGAAAAATCTGGATCATTAA
- a CDS encoding outer membrane beta-barrel protein, producing the protein MRAFDQWCVCVLLVTFLSAMTLAAQEQSQDFGAPWVLSMRVGGEYSDNRDGTSTNKQSNLDSFVEPQIVMRYQDADRTTAQFALMPLAKWHSNPRTEAEGGAQKDAELFGAAELAMMHRLTPTVTLNAGDRLAYNDDPRMIETGTTTRRSESYVWNDVHMGGDVALTSEIGAGVKAGSVTTRYQDSRVAKGLDTDLFTGEVNTYCMARSGWKVLGILGASEFKAEETTERSRGSAVETYDAGLEKKIMPGLVGKLMGGLQVVQYDNSTLKLAHMVNEKAELIFRGAAPMRFRCGVEYGYAPPGVSDYSAQKSITLSGEVDRDVLADRLTLRFQGQYMDSQYTSEGVTAPGGSETLARVGAHGTYRLTEKWAITSGYTFEKWDSQLRESFTRNLVDVSVSAEW; encoded by the coding sequence ATGAGAGCATTTGATCAATGGTGTGTATGCGTGCTGCTGGTTACATTCCTGAGTGCGATGACGCTGGCCGCGCAAGAACAGAGTCAAGATTTTGGAGCGCCCTGGGTACTATCCATGCGAGTTGGGGGAGAGTATTCTGACAATCGGGATGGAACGTCTACAAACAAGCAAAGTAATCTCGACAGCTTCGTTGAGCCTCAAATCGTCATGCGATACCAAGATGCAGATCGCACTACTGCACAATTTGCGCTCATGCCGTTGGCGAAGTGGCATAGTAATCCCCGGACCGAAGCAGAGGGGGGTGCGCAAAAAGATGCAGAGCTTTTCGGGGCTGCCGAATTAGCAATGATGCATCGACTCACACCGACTGTAACGCTGAATGCGGGGGATCGGCTAGCCTATAACGATGATCCCAGGATGATTGAAACTGGAACTACGACACGGCGGAGTGAGAGTTATGTCTGGAATGACGTGCATATGGGTGGGGATGTGGCGTTGACCTCGGAGATTGGAGCAGGGGTCAAGGCAGGGAGCGTGACGACACGATATCAGGATAGCCGCGTGGCAAAGGGATTGGATACAGATTTGTTTACTGGGGAGGTTAACACATACTGTATGGCGAGGTCCGGCTGGAAGGTGCTTGGAATTCTCGGTGCGTCTGAGTTTAAGGCAGAAGAGACGACGGAACGCAGCCGTGGCTCTGCTGTTGAAACGTATGATGCGGGGCTTGAAAAAAAGATCATGCCGGGCTTGGTTGGCAAATTGATGGGTGGGCTGCAGGTTGTGCAATATGATAATTCTACTCTTAAGCTGGCACACATGGTGAATGAGAAGGCTGAATTGATATTTCGAGGGGCCGCGCCAATGCGGTTCCGTTGTGGCGTGGAATATGGTTATGCACCTCCCGGTGTCAGCGACTATTCGGCGCAAAAATCAATTACTTTATCAGGGGAAGTTGATCGTGATGTGTTGGCTGACCGGCTTACACTTCGTTTTCAGGGGCAGTACATGGACAGCCAATATACGAGCGAGGGGGTGACAGCTCCGGGGGGCTCCGAGACGTTGGCTCGGGTTGGTGCGCATGGCACATATCGCCTCACTGAAAAATGGGCAATCACGAGCGGTTATACATTTGAAAAATGGGACTCCCAGTTACGCGAATCATTCACACGAAATCTTGTGGATGTAAGCGTTAGCGCTGAGTGGTAG
- a CDS encoding tetratricopeptide repeat protein → MLVYSALLNVGCSSQAKTERHLSRANQFFQAEKYREAVIEYMNVLKVDPTNRVAVRGMAFTLYELGDVRSAIPCLLKAEELDAGDIDVRLKLGTLYLVMGDRSKARERAQSVLKRIPDNLDAMILWGAGVSTSNEVEEAISQMTKYGAKYEGQPRYCVTLASLYVSKGNYVAAEKMYREGLEKCPKSWEIHLARGDLYLRKRDSSRAGVEYQAAADLAPVKSIARVKLARFQWADGKVGEAKKILEDLLKQAGRFSAAALCRAEIALSERDYDTAMKLLEEVSKAEPSNLESFLLMQRVKLAQGKDDEVIAAYEKLVAAFPKSAQGRYLLGVARLHKGDVSKAISECERAVELDVNHVESMRFLAELYIRIGQPDRALALLKSVWSRYSGESFIYVLKGAAYSVKNDFTQAADVYREMIKKIPDSPQGFYLLGLALRRLNQENESIPIFEKALELEPNFMEALEQLVGVMAVRSQSWDSSVKRIEKQIEKVPDAAGNYYLLGNALSQKKDWDQAEKAFLKAIDLKPDIAAAYVGLSYVYIATHREEQALEKLDSALSVNSNSVASLMLKGTLLMNKNDPAHAALQYQRVLVVNPAFVPALNNLACLYQEKLNLEDKAFDCARRARILAPRDSRVADTLGWILFHRGEYKWALTLLRDGLEQLGSEPEVLYHLGMCYAAMGDEENARKSLSRALELAKTFPGSVEATGMLSVLSAGEDLKEFPDVGRVEAFLDAHPDNSYALVKGGAFYERVGEYERARDLYEKAIARNKHFAPALMRLAKLWANQLKQIDRGLVLARQAREENPESPEVADILASIAFRKGDYKWAQSLMMESISRAGGTPARQYMLGILSYALGNMDSATNLVGQVLNSSSGGGAVAAAKEFMERVRHPELAMSRIPMAEMTNSLTVENLPLLMYVAGTYEQKSETHKAQSLYEQAAAQFPDFSPAYKRLALTYNGQRTFSEQEYKLLKKARELLPDDPEVGYILGKAAFSKGQYDWAMRLLQESTVKFPERADGYYYLGMSYHQLKNIPAAKQTLSRAIELDPRSCLATAAQEILRQM, encoded by the coding sequence ATGCTTGTATATAGTGCACTCCTGAATGTGGGGTGTTCTTCGCAAGCGAAGACTGAAAGGCATTTGAGTCGTGCGAACCAATTCTTTCAGGCGGAAAAATATAGAGAAGCCGTCATCGAATATATGAATGTGCTGAAAGTTGACCCGACAAACCGGGTGGCAGTTCGAGGGATGGCTTTTACTCTGTATGAGTTAGGTGATGTACGCTCTGCAATCCCCTGTTTACTGAAGGCAGAAGAGCTGGATGCCGGCGATATTGATGTAAGACTGAAGTTGGGAACGCTTTACCTGGTTATGGGGGACAGGTCCAAGGCAAGAGAACGGGCACAATCAGTCCTGAAGCGGATACCAGACAATTTGGATGCAATGATTTTGTGGGGGGCGGGAGTGTCCACATCCAATGAGGTCGAGGAGGCCATCTCTCAAATGACAAAATATGGCGCAAAGTATGAGGGCCAGCCCAGGTACTGTGTGACCTTGGCCTCCTTGTATGTGAGTAAGGGGAATTATGTTGCAGCAGAAAAGATGTATCGGGAAGGGTTGGAGAAGTGTCCTAAATCATGGGAGATTCATCTTGCCCGGGGGGATTTGTATTTGCGCAAACGCGATTCAAGTCGGGCGGGCGTGGAGTATCAAGCCGCCGCTGACCTTGCGCCGGTCAAGTCTATAGCCCGGGTTAAGCTTGCCCGATTTCAGTGGGCCGACGGGAAAGTCGGAGAAGCCAAGAAGATTTTAGAAGATCTCTTGAAGCAGGCTGGTAGATTCAGTGCTGCTGCCCTGTGCCGGGCGGAGATTGCCTTGAGTGAGCGCGATTATGATACCGCGATGAAACTTCTGGAAGAAGTTTCAAAGGCAGAGCCCTCAAATCTTGAATCATTCCTGTTGATGCAACGCGTGAAGTTGGCGCAAGGCAAGGATGACGAGGTGATCGCTGCTTATGAGAAGCTGGTGGCTGCTTTCCCGAAATCAGCACAGGGGCGATATCTTCTTGGTGTAGCGCGGCTGCACAAGGGAGATGTTTCCAAAGCAATAAGTGAATGTGAGCGGGCTGTGGAGTTAGATGTAAATCACGTGGAGTCAATGCGGTTTCTTGCTGAGCTATATATTCGTATTGGGCAGCCCGATCGGGCGCTGGCGCTTTTGAAATCTGTGTGGAGTCGGTATTCCGGTGAGAGTTTTATCTATGTGTTAAAGGGGGCCGCCTATAGTGTTAAAAATGATTTTACCCAAGCGGCTGATGTCTATCGTGAAATGATAAAGAAAATACCGGATAGTCCTCAGGGGTTCTATCTTCTGGGGCTGGCTCTTCGGCGATTGAATCAGGAAAATGAGTCGATCCCAATATTCGAGAAGGCGCTGGAGCTCGAGCCTAACTTCATGGAGGCGTTGGAACAGTTGGTCGGGGTGATGGCCGTGCGCAGTCAAAGTTGGGATTCGTCTGTAAAACGGATTGAAAAGCAGATTGAGAAGGTGCCGGATGCGGCTGGGAATTATTATCTGCTAGGTAATGCCCTGTCTCAGAAAAAAGATTGGGATCAGGCGGAGAAGGCATTTTTGAAGGCCATTGACTTGAAACCTGATATCGCAGCTGCCTATGTGGGGCTGAGTTATGTTTATATCGCGACCCATAGGGAGGAGCAGGCACTTGAAAAATTGGATAGCGCCTTATCAGTGAACTCGAATAGCGTGGCTTCTCTGATGTTAAAGGGAACGCTCCTGATGAATAAAAATGACCCGGCCCATGCGGCATTGCAGTACCAGCGGGTTTTAGTGGTCAATCCTGCTTTCGTGCCGGCATTAAACAATTTAGCCTGTCTGTATCAGGAGAAGCTGAATCTGGAGGACAAGGCATTCGACTGTGCCCGTCGGGCCAGGATCCTGGCCCCGAGGGATTCCCGTGTCGCCGATACGCTTGGATGGATTCTATTTCATCGTGGCGAATACAAATGGGCATTGACGCTCTTGCGGGATGGTCTGGAGCAATTGGGGAGCGAGCCGGAAGTGCTGTACCATTTGGGAATGTGTTATGCGGCCATGGGTGACGAAGAAAATGCACGTAAATCCTTATCTCGTGCATTGGAGTTGGCGAAGACTTTTCCCGGTTCCGTAGAAGCGACTGGAATGTTGTCCGTACTGAGTGCTGGAGAAGATTTGAAAGAATTTCCGGACGTAGGTCGGGTGGAGGCGTTTCTTGATGCCCATCCAGATAACTCGTATGCCTTAGTAAAAGGAGGGGCGTTTTACGAGCGAGTGGGGGAGTATGAGCGAGCCCGGGATTTGTATGAAAAGGCCATTGCTCGAAACAAGCATTTTGCGCCGGCATTAATGCGTCTTGCGAAATTGTGGGCGAATCAACTCAAACAAATTGATAGGGGGCTGGTTTTAGCAAGACAAGCGAGAGAGGAGAATCCTGAGAGTCCAGAGGTTGCGGATATACTGGCATCGATTGCGTTTCGGAAGGGGGATTATAAATGGGCACAAAGTCTGATGATGGAAAGCATAAGCCGGGCAGGGGGAACACCTGCGCGTCAATACATGTTAGGAATACTTTCCTATGCGCTCGGGAACATGGATTCTGCGACTAACCTTGTAGGCCAGGTACTGAATTCATCATCTGGCGGAGGCGCTGTTGCTGCAGCAAAAGAATTCATGGAGCGGGTAAGACATCCAGAGTTGGCAATGAGTCGGATTCCGATGGCTGAAATGACAAACTCCCTGACTGTTGAAAATCTGCCGTTGCTGATGTATGTGGCGGGGACATATGAACAGAAGTCCGAAACACACAAAGCGCAATCGCTCTATGAGCAAGCAGCTGCCCAGTTTCCAGATTTTAGTCCGGCGTATAAGCGGCTGGCTCTTACATACAATGGGCAAAGGACATTTTCGGAGCAGGAATATAAACTACTGAAAAAAGCCCGGGAGCTACTGCCGGATGATCCGGAAGTGGGGTACATCTTGGGCAAGGCGGCATTTTCAAAAGGTCAGTATGATTGGGCGATGCGCTTGTTGCAGGAAAGCACGGTTAAGTTTCCAGAAAGGGCTGACGGTTATTATTATCTGGGGATGAGTTACCATCAGCTTAAGAACATCCCTGCCGCCAAACAAACTTTAAGCCGCGCGATAGAACTGGATCCGCGTTCTTGTCTGGCAACCGCGGCTCAGGAGATTCTACGTCAGATGTAG
- a CDS encoding sugar transferase yields MKVSPKRILDALRSAIRPCVEGIHPEEIFKAILRHERAVAERNSHNITVLALYAKNGELDADTAQILGRVLVDRLRATDLIGWLDSRVIGVILPHTCAKDAALVAEQICEKMTALQVSLDYKFYLYPHDECDKWGKDVALPLFETFDSSPSARAGHELSHFDVGNLRDSVEVKQVAWKEIGAQPLADICVSPIPVWKRGLDILLCLFGLVVFGPAMLLIAMGIKLVAPGPVLFRQERIGFRGKPFVLYKFRSMKLNADTIVHKEHLAQLMHSNASLTKLDKVDKRLIPFGKIFRASGFDELPQLFNIIRGDMSFIGPRPCVPYEYEQFTSWHKRRCDTYPGLTGLWQVSGKNKTTFTEMMRLDITYGLRRSLLEDLRILVQTIPAVVGQIRELSIEKRHI; encoded by the coding sequence ATGAAAGTCAGCCCGAAACGAATTCTTGATGCATTGCGCTCTGCGATTCGTCCTTGTGTGGAGGGAATTCATCCTGAAGAAATATTCAAGGCGATACTCCGGCATGAGCGAGCTGTGGCTGAGCGGAACAGTCACAATATTACGGTGTTGGCCCTTTATGCGAAAAACGGTGAGCTTGATGCCGATACGGCTCAAATTCTCGGCAGGGTATTGGTTGATCGCTTACGTGCCACGGACTTAATAGGGTGGCTGGATTCACGTGTGATTGGCGTGATACTCCCTCATACGTGCGCGAAGGACGCCGCCTTGGTGGCTGAGCAGATCTGTGAAAAAATGACCGCGCTTCAGGTGTCATTGGATTACAAATTCTATCTTTATCCGCACGATGAGTGTGACAAATGGGGAAAGGATGTTGCGCTGCCGCTTTTCGAAACGTTCGATAGCTCCCCTTCCGCGAGGGCGGGGCATGAACTATCTCACTTCGATGTCGGGAATTTACGGGATTCAGTTGAAGTCAAGCAGGTTGCCTGGAAAGAGATAGGCGCACAGCCACTGGCGGATATCTGTGTGTCGCCGATTCCTGTTTGGAAAAGGGGGCTCGATATTCTTCTATGTCTGTTTGGATTGGTTGTGTTTGGACCCGCGATGCTGCTGATTGCGATGGGGATCAAGCTTGTTGCTCCGGGTCCTGTTCTGTTCCGGCAGGAAAGAATCGGGTTTAGAGGAAAGCCTTTCGTCTTATATAAATTCAGGTCCATGAAGCTGAATGCCGACACCATTGTGCATAAAGAGCATTTGGCCCAGTTGATGCACTCCAACGCGAGCCTGACCAAACTGGACAAGGTGGATAAGCGCTTAATTCCTTTTGGGAAAATATTTCGTGCATCTGGGTTTGATGAATTGCCACAGTTATTCAATATCATTCGGGGTGACATGAGCTTTATTGGCCCGCGGCCTTGTGTCCCCTACGAATACGAGCAATTCACATCTTGGCACAAACGACGTTGTGACACCTACCCGGGGTTGACGGGACTGTGGCAGGTGAGCGGGAAGAATAAGACGACTTTCACGGAAATGATGCGGCTGGATATCACTTACGGACTACGGCGGAGTTTATTGGAAGATTTAAGGATTTTGGTGCAGACGATTCCAGCTGTTGTTGGCCAGATAAGGGAGTTGAGTATAGAAAAGAGGCATATATGA
- a CDS encoding polysaccharide biosynthesis/export family protein: MNTAKWILQRMLPTLLLLLETTSCRSVPDIAVASSTPPPAMVLLPGDDVEISVFGVPDLNTSQRIRPDGKISAKLFGDIMAAGKTPSELQKELMKLYESQIQVKAITVIARSAAAIYVTGAVGRPGKVEYLRPMTALEAIMEAGGFDQKAGARRGKVRVVRTENNQVKSYLVDFDVILTKGGQAPLYLKPFDTVYVPGAW, encoded by the coding sequence ATGAATACTGCCAAATGGATTTTACAACGAATGCTGCCGACGTTACTGCTTTTATTGGAAACGACGAGTTGCAGGAGCGTGCCCGACATTGCAGTAGCGTCGTCTACTCCGCCCCCAGCGATGGTATTGTTGCCAGGTGATGATGTAGAGATAAGTGTCTTTGGGGTTCCTGATTTGAATACAAGTCAGCGTATCAGGCCTGATGGAAAGATTTCAGCCAAGTTGTTCGGCGATATCATGGCCGCGGGCAAAACTCCTTCAGAGCTTCAAAAAGAACTGATGAAACTTTATGAATCACAAATTCAAGTAAAAGCCATTACGGTGATTGCCCGCAGTGCGGCTGCGATATACGTGACCGGAGCCGTTGGTCGCCCGGGGAAAGTGGAATATCTCAGGCCGATGACCGCGCTGGAAGCGATTATGGAGGCGGGCGGGTTTGATCAAAAAGCAGGTGCCAGACGTGGCAAGGTGCGAGTAGTTCGGACTGAAAACAATCAGGTAAAAAGCTATTTGGTGGATTTTGATGTGATTTTAACAAAGGGTGGACAAGCCCCTTTGTACCTAAAGCCGTTTGATACGGTTTATGTCCCCGGTGCGTGGTGA
- a CDS encoding GNAT family N-acetyltransferase translates to MSLLPLMHISSWLTGKRGVALPFSDNCEIIGLNQTVEENVLKFLKALGQQKKWRSFEVRNGKCFDPSVPSASTYYYHALDLTLGVEALFGQIEGTVRTAIRKAVKNGVEVAISATLESVRLFYHMHCETRRRHGLPPQPFAFFKNLYQHVLSNGMGFVGIARHQGVAIAASIFCHFEGHAVFKYGASDLRLQEYRGSTMVMWEAIQWYVQQGYKHLSLGRTLETNSGLRRFKLGWGACETRIHYVKYDLRHQQFISCAKDSVESGFGVVKIMPLFLNRLAGNILYRHMG, encoded by the coding sequence GTGAGTCTCCTGCCTTTGATGCATATCAGCAGTTGGTTGACAGGGAAACGGGGTGTAGCGCTTCCGTTTTCAGATAACTGTGAGATTATCGGATTAAATCAGACTGTCGAGGAAAACGTCTTAAAATTTCTAAAGGCGTTGGGACAACAGAAAAAATGGCGGTCATTTGAGGTGCGAAATGGAAAATGTTTTGATCCCTCTGTCCCGTCAGCTTCGACATATTATTATCATGCCCTTGATTTGACTCTGGGCGTTGAGGCCTTGTTCGGGCAGATAGAGGGAACGGTGCGTACGGCGATCCGGAAGGCGGTCAAGAACGGTGTTGAGGTTGCCATCTCTGCAACATTGGAGTCGGTTCGTCTTTTCTATCATATGCATTGCGAAACCCGGCGGCGGCATGGATTGCCTCCTCAGCCGTTTGCCTTCTTTAAGAATCTGTATCAGCATGTGCTTTCAAATGGAATGGGGTTTGTGGGAATCGCCCGCCATCAGGGAGTGGCTATTGCGGCCTCAATCTTTTGCCATTTTGAGGGGCATGCCGTTTTTAAGTATGGAGCTTCAGACCTTCGATTGCAGGAATACCGGGGAAGCACGATGGTCATGTGGGAAGCAATTCAGTGGTATGTTCAACAAGGCTATAAGCACCTGTCGCTGGGTAGGACATTAGAGACTAATTCAGGCTTGCGACGGTTCAAACTTGGGTGGGGTGCATGTGAGACCAGGATTCATTACGTTAAGTATGATCTAAGGCACCAACAATTCATTTCCTGTGCGAAGGATAGCGTGGAGTCCGGATTTGGGGTGGTGAAAATCATGCCTCTATTTTTGAATCGTCTGGCAGGTAATATTCTATACCGTCACATGGGGTGA
- a CDS encoding acyltransferase — translation MIPSYQKNIAPNVKLGERVKIFDFANLYGCVIGDDTKVGTFVEIQKGANIGCRCKISSHTFICEGVTIEDDVFVGHNVTFINDRFPRATNEDGQLQTEQDWKCETTLIRKGASIGSSVTVLCGVTIGERAIIGAGSVVTKNVPPDTIVAGNPARMIRKLKENAA, via the coding sequence ATGATTCCCTCGTATCAAAAAAATATTGCGCCCAATGTGAAACTGGGTGAACGCGTTAAAATCTTTGATTTTGCAAACCTTTACGGATGCGTTATCGGTGATGATACAAAAGTGGGGACTTTCGTTGAAATTCAAAAGGGCGCTAACATTGGTTGCCGTTGCAAAATATCCAGCCATACCTTCATCTGTGAAGGGGTTACTATCGAGGACGATGTGTTTGTGGGGCATAATGTAACGTTTATCAATGATCGTTTCCCGCGGGCCACCAATGAGGATGGGCAACTCCAGACTGAACAAGATTGGAAGTGCGAGACGACCTTGATTAGAAAAGGGGCGTCTATTGGATCAAGTGTAACGGTGCTATGTGGCGTTACCATCGGGGAGCGAGCCATTATCGGCGCAGGTAGTGTGGTGACCAAGAATGTTCCGCCGGACACGATTGTGGCTGGGAACCCTGCGCGAATGATCAGAAAACTGAAGGAGAACGCCGCGTGA
- a CDS encoding Gfo/Idh/MocA family oxidoreductase, whose product MTKPVRLAVVGCGYWGPNLIRNFRSLPDCQLSDLCDVNTGRLNHLKSLYPDITTHVSFEDMLKSRELDAIVIATPVHLHHKLAMMSLNAGKHVMIEKPMASSVTQCDEMAGAARKMKVTLMIGHTFLYSPHVRKISEIVKSGDIGDILYISSRRLNLGLFQKDINVMWDLAPHDISIIQYLMGEMPNTVNCQGNAHVTKGIEDIGNMTLMFASGRYATVQASWLDPRKVREMTIVGSKRMIVYDDLEPLHKITIYDQRVEKPPHYDSFAEFQYAYHYGDIYSPYVKQDEPLKVECRHFLDCIRSGDTPITSAHQATGVVRILEAASASLQKDGARISIDNQALPI is encoded by the coding sequence ATGACGAAGCCAGTAAGACTTGCGGTGGTGGGGTGTGGCTATTGGGGTCCAAATCTGATTCGAAACTTCAGGAGCTTGCCGGATTGTCAATTATCAGATTTGTGTGACGTGAACACGGGTCGCTTAAACCATCTGAAGTCGTTGTATCCGGATATTACGACGCATGTCTCGTTTGAAGATATGCTGAAGAGCAGGGAGTTGGATGCAATTGTCATAGCGACCCCCGTGCATCTCCATCACAAACTGGCCATGATGAGCCTTAATGCCGGAAAGCATGTCATGATTGAGAAGCCGATGGCGAGTTCAGTCACGCAGTGCGATGAAATGGCCGGTGCTGCTAGGAAAATGAAAGTAACCTTGATGATTGGGCATACCTTTCTCTATTCGCCGCATGTCAGAAAAATAAGCGAGATCGTCAAGTCCGGGGATATCGGGGATATCCTCTATATTAGTTCCCGGCGATTGAACCTCGGTTTGTTTCAGAAAGATATAAATGTCATGTGGGACTTGGCGCCTCATGACATCTCGATTATTCAATACCTGATGGGGGAGATGCCCAATACCGTCAATTGCCAGGGGAATGCGCATGTGACAAAGGGGATTGAAGACATCGGAAATATGACGCTGATGTTCGCGAGTGGTCGATATGCCACAGTTCAAGCCAGCTGGCTTGATCCAAGAAAAGTACGCGAAATGACGATCGTGGGGTCGAAGCGAATGATTGTGTACGATGATCTTGAGCCTTTACATAAGATTACAATATATGACCAGAGGGTGGAAAAGCCGCCGCATTATGATTCGTTCGCCGAGTTCCAATATGCCTACCATTACGGTGATATTTATAGTCCATATGTAAAGCAGGATGAGCCGTTGAAAGTTGAATGTCGGCATTTTCTGGATTGTATACGGTCAGGTGATACCCCAATAACCTCAGCGCATCAGGCAACAGGGGTAGTCAGAATTCTGGAAGCGGCGTCTGCTTCGCTGCAAAAAGACGGAGCACGAATTTCAATCGATAATCAGGCTTTGCCAATTTAA